Proteins from one Desulfonema limicola genomic window:
- a CDS encoding EAL domain-containing protein, with protein sequence MNKKPIALIADDDFTIRLLACEALEQADFEVKEAEDGKQALEIFKQVQPEIVLLDVKMPFLSGFEVCKAIRQYPNGKNLPILMVTGADDIESIRSAYDAGATDFMTKPINWLILVQRVRYMLRASRNVEKLRKSEAILATAQKIARMGSWEMDIKSNEFRCSEEICRIYGLNHCNIKKYEDLFESMKDDDRKEIIKKYQQLIHQAVPFQIDHQIFLPDGNERIVNQQASASVDENGHIQQLIGTIQDITERKLAESLETDKNRVLEMIIRNKNLSDIMKELVTIIETQEPEAFCSIYLIKENRFYLQAGSLMAEPFFQAMDAQPVHPETGGSPSIAAYTGDMVIISDIKNSNLWKKKRDAALNHGIRACCSLPVISGQGQILGVISAFYRKICHPDNSVVKLLEVLAKLASVAIERRILSEKLEHQARHDVLTGLPNRAAISEYLNQALIQASKTSEKVAVFFIDLDRFKHINDSLGHPVGDGLLKEVTERLKTCIHENSIMGRMGGDEFMHVLKGIKNQENITKAALKILELVAPPFKVKDQNLYLGASIGISIYPDDGTDAMSLQKNSDTAMFYAKNKGGNRFQFFSQEMNMAAIERLEIENELRKAVEQGDFELHYQPKYNLKDNSLAGFEALLRWNHHSRGRVPPVKFIPVAEESELIIPIGTWVLREACRQNSEWEKAGFGAFKIAVNVSVVQFLQKDFIEIVETALKQYNLPPQRLELEVTESVVISDLSIVSESLSKLQSMGIITTIDDFGTGYSSMSYLNQLPINCLKIDRSFIVKLSGEKDIVDRGKMMVHTIVKLAHDLNFTVVAEGIEEHEHLEFLKEIECDIGQGYYFSVPLSAKEVEKM encoded by the coding sequence ATGAATAAAAAACCCATTGCCTTGATAGCAGATGATGATTTTACTATAAGGCTTCTTGCCTGTGAAGCTCTTGAACAGGCTGACTTTGAAGTTAAGGAAGCTGAAGACGGAAAACAGGCTCTTGAAATTTTTAAACAGGTACAGCCGGAAATTGTGCTGTTAGATGTTAAAATGCCTTTTTTAAGCGGGTTTGAAGTATGCAAAGCAATTCGTCAATATCCTAATGGGAAAAATCTTCCAATTCTTATGGTAACAGGTGCAGATGACATAGAATCCATACGCAGTGCTTATGATGCAGGAGCCACTGATTTTATGACAAAACCTATTAACTGGCTTATCCTGGTTCAGCGTGTCCGCTACATGCTCCGTGCAAGCAGGAATGTTGAAAAATTGAGAAAAAGCGAGGCTATCCTGGCAACAGCTCAGAAAATTGCCAGGATGGGCAGTTGGGAGATGGATATTAAATCCAATGAATTCAGGTGTTCAGAAGAAATCTGCCGGATATATGGATTAAATCACTGCAATATAAAAAAATATGAAGATTTATTTGAATCCATGAAAGATGATGACAGAAAAGAGATAATAAAAAAATATCAGCAGTTAATACATCAAGCTGTGCCTTTTCAAATAGATCATCAGATCTTTCTTCCTGACGGAAATGAAAGAATTGTAAACCAGCAGGCCAGCGCCTCTGTTGATGAAAATGGACATATTCAGCAGTTAATAGGCACTATTCAGGATATTACTGAACGCAAACTTGCAGAATCCCTTGAAACAGACAAAAACCGGGTTCTTGAAATGATAATTAGAAATAAAAACCTCAGCGATATTATGAAAGAACTGGTAACAATTATAGAAACCCAGGAACCCGAAGCTTTCTGCTCTATTTATCTTATCAAGGAAAACCGTTTTTATCTGCAGGCAGGCTCGCTTATGGCAGAACCTTTTTTTCAGGCAATGGATGCCCAGCCTGTTCACCCTGAAACAGGAGGTTCTCCTTCCATTGCTGCCTATACAGGAGATATGGTAATTATTTCAGACATTAAAAACAGTAATCTGTGGAAAAAAAAACGAGATGCAGCTTTAAATCACGGTATAAGGGCATGCTGCTCCCTGCCTGTTATTTCAGGACAAGGGCAGATACTTGGTGTTATATCTGCTTTTTATCGAAAAATCTGCCATCCTGATAATTCTGTGGTAAAACTGCTTGAAGTTTTGGCAAAACTTGCATCTGTTGCCATTGAACGCAGAATACTTTCTGAAAAACTGGAACACCAGGCCCGCCACGATGTTCTCACAGGTCTGCCAAACAGAGCTGCAATCTCCGAATACCTGAACCAGGCTTTGATCCAGGCATCTAAAACCAGTGAAAAGGTTGCTGTTTTCTTTATTGACCTGGATCGTTTCAAGCATATAAATGATTCATTGGGCCATCCTGTTGGAGACGGGTTGTTAAAAGAAGTTACAGAACGATTAAAAACCTGTATCCATGAAAACAGCATTATGGGCAGGATGGGGGGGGATGAATTTATGCACGTTCTGAAAGGCATAAAAAATCAAGAAAATATTACCAAAGCTGCCTTAAAAATTCTTGAGCTGGTAGCCCCTCCTTTTAAAGTAAAAGATCAAAACCTTTATCTTGGAGCCAGTATTGGTATAAGTATTTATCCTGATGATGGAACTGATGCCATGTCCCTGCAAAAAAATTCTGATACAGCAATGTTTTATGCAAAAAATAAAGGCGGAAACCGGTTTCAGTTTTTTTCCCAGGAAATGAATATGGCGGCAATAGAGAGACTGGAAATTGAAAATGAATTAAGAAAAGCTGTTGAACAAGGAGATTTTGAACTTCATTATCAGCCTAAATATAATCTAAAAGATAACTCCCTTGCAGGATTTGAAGCTCTCCTGCGCTGGAATCACCATTCACGGGGCCGCGTACCGCCGGTCAAATTCATTCCTGTTGCTGAAGAAAGTGAATTAATAATCCCAATTGGTACATGGGTGCTTCGTGAAGCATGCCGTCAAAATAGTGAATGGGAAAAAGCAGGTTTTGGAGCTTTTAAAATAGCTGTTAATGTCTCTGTAGTCCAGTTTTTGCAAAAAGACTTTATTGAAATTGTGGAAACAGCCTTAAAACAATATAATCTGCCTCCCCAAAGGCTGGAACTTGAAGTAACAGAAAGCGTTGTTATCAGTGATTTATCTATTGTATCAGAATCTTTGTCAAAGCTGCAGTCAATGGGTATTATAACAACTATTGATGATTTTGGCACAGGTTACTCATCCATGTCTTATCTTAACCAGCTTCCCATCAACTGCCTTAAAATAGACCGGTCATTTATTGTAAAACTGTCAGGGGAAAAGGATATAGTTGACCGGGGCAAGATGATGGTTCATACTATTGTAAAACTTGCTCATGATTTAAATTTTACTGTTGTGGCAGAAGGTATTGAAGAGCATGAACATCTTGAATTTTTAAAAGAAATAGAATGTGATATTGGACAGGGATATTATTTCAGTGTTCCCCTGTCTGCTAAAGAGGTTGAAAAAATGTAA
- a CDS encoding tRNA 4-thiouridine(8) synthase ThiI, whose product MVLNSKKKVRALGLCSGGLDSILSALVLQKQGIEVEWISFETPFFSSDKAHKASQNTNIPLIVENITNIYLKMLKNPKCGYGKNMNPCTDCHALMFNLAGKIMKKRNFDFLFSGEVLGQRPMSQTRTSLRYVEKNSGFDGYIVRPLSIKKLPETIPEKQGLINRKSLYDFTGRSRKPQMALAEKLGIYDYPGPGGGCLLTEQVYSIRLRDIFDYQQHCTENDLHLLKHGRHFRISENAKAIVGRDEKDNNAMMEYYSDDYALIKSENIPGPTVFMAGEHTRENLITAGEICAGYIKKSDNPEYLVNITTAEGSEIVRVEPALPDYTQKFMI is encoded by the coding sequence ATGGTTTTAAATTCAAAAAAAAAAGTACGTGCATTAGGTCTTTGTTCAGGAGGCCTGGATAGTATCCTTTCAGCCCTGGTACTGCAAAAACAGGGAATAGAGGTTGAATGGATTAGTTTTGAAACCCCGTTTTTTTCTTCAGACAAGGCACATAAAGCTTCACAAAATACAAACATACCTCTTATAGTGGAAAACATTACTAATATCTACCTTAAAATGCTTAAAAATCCAAAATGCGGTTATGGGAAAAACATGAATCCCTGCACGGACTGCCATGCCCTTATGTTTAATTTAGCAGGAAAAATTATGAAAAAAAGGAATTTTGATTTTCTTTTCAGCGGTGAGGTACTAGGGCAGAGACCCATGTCCCAGACTAGAACTTCGCTCCGTTATGTTGAAAAAAATTCAGGATTTGACGGCTATATTGTACGTCCTTTAAGCATTAAAAAACTGCCTGAAACAATTCCTGAAAAACAGGGATTAATCAACAGGAAATCTTTATATGATTTTACAGGGCGCTCACGAAAGCCCCAGATGGCTCTGGCTGAAAAACTAGGTATTTATGATTATCCAGGACCTGGCGGAGGCTGTCTTTTGACAGAGCAGGTTTACAGTATCAGGTTAAGAGATATTTTTGATTATCAACAACACTGCACAGAAAACGATCTTCATCTTTTAAAACACGGCAGGCACTTTCGTATAAGCGAAAATGCAAAAGCAATTGTGGGCCGTGATGAAAAAGACAATAATGCAATGATGGAATATTATTCAGATGATTATGCCCTGATAAAATCTGAAAACATCCCAGGCCCCACAGTGTTTATGGCAGGAGAGCATACCCGGGAAAACCTGATAACTGCCGGTGAAATTTGTGCCGGATACATTAAAAAATCAGATAATCCTGAATACCTGGTTAATATAACAACAGCAGAAGGTTCTGAAATAGTCAGGGTTGAGCCTGCTTTACCTGATTATACACAAAAATTTATGATTTAG
- a CDS encoding substrate-binding periplasmic protein translates to MERLLKIFIKRFVLLILLSFIIGLFVTSGIQAENNSKTIHIATIDYPPLMGVQNGVMTEIVTEAFKSQGFTIEYKIYPMARIVWSVTEGNDLAVVGSRAWFHKADTIKNVHPVSIYFTGLNFFSLKEKFPQGVIFEKLEDLKNYKIGYVRGGSLIPIFNKANLTPELVTTLSQNASKVYTGRIDMFAATELGGWGVIQKSYPDEVDKFTISKKHIHQINGDIVFAKDQIALMNIFQQGFETIKNNGTYLNILKKYYINREIPNQLLEFIK, encoded by the coding sequence ATGGAAAGATTATTAAAAATATTTATAAAGAGATTTGTTTTATTGATATTACTTTCATTTATTATAGGTTTATTTGTAACTTCTGGAATTCAGGCTGAGAATAATTCAAAAACAATTCACATAGCTACTATTGATTATCCTCCACTAATGGGAGTTCAAAATGGAGTTATGACTGAAATTGTTACAGAAGCTTTTAAATCTCAAGGATTTACAATTGAGTATAAAATTTATCCTATGGCAAGAATTGTCTGGTCTGTCACAGAAGGTAATGACTTGGCAGTTGTTGGGAGCAGAGCTTGGTTTCATAAAGCAGATACAATTAAAAATGTTCATCCTGTCAGCATTTACTTTACTGGACTTAATTTTTTTTCACTGAAAGAAAAATTTCCGCAGGGAGTTATTTTTGAAAAATTAGAGGATTTGAAAAATTATAAAATTGGATATGTTCGAGGGGGATCACTTATCCCCATTTTTAATAAGGCAAATTTAACACCTGAACTCGTTACCACACTTTCTCAAAATGCTTCAAAAGTATATACTGGAAGAATAGATATGTTTGCTGCAACAGAATTGGGAGGATGGGGAGTAATTCAAAAATCTTACCCTGATGAAGTGGATAAATTTACAATATCGAAAAAGCATATTCATCAAATTAACGGAGACATAGTTTTTGCAAAAGATCAAATTGCCTTAATGAATATATTTCAACAAGGTTTTGAGACAATAAAGAATAATGGAACTTATTTAAACATTTTGAAAAAATATTATATAAACAGAGAAATTCCTAATCAATTACTTGAATTTATTAAATAG
- a CDS encoding NUDIX hydrolase, translating to MKQKKFCHYCSTKLTDKYFEGRIRRFCEHCNQPLYENPIPAACVILTDKTGRLLLVKRSVEPKKGLWCLPGGFMELGETPEQTALRELQEETGLTGQIDRIISADSSNSETYNTVALICYSISRYSGNPFPGDDACDLDFFNPDDLPELAFKSHKKFISFYFNPSSAFN from the coding sequence ATGAAACAAAAGAAATTCTGTCATTATTGCAGCACTAAGCTTACAGATAAATATTTTGAGGGGCGTATCCGCCGTTTTTGTGAACATTGTAACCAGCCCTTGTATGAAAACCCTATTCCGGCAGCCTGCGTTATTTTAACAGATAAAACCGGCAGACTGCTGCTTGTTAAACGAAGTGTAGAACCTAAAAAAGGGCTGTGGTGTCTTCCAGGGGGATTTATGGAACTAGGGGAAACACCTGAACAGACAGCTTTGCGTGAATTACAGGAAGAAACCGGACTTACAGGCCAGATTGACCGGATCATCAGCGCTGATTCAAGCAATAGCGAGACTTATAACACTGTTGCCCTTATATGTTACAGCATAAGCCGGTATTCAGGAAACCCTTTTCCAGGGGATGATGCTTGTGATCTGGATTTTTTCAATCCTGATGATTTGCCAGAGCTTGCATTTAAAAGCCATAAAAAATTTATCAGCTTTTATTTCAATCCATCATCAGCCTTTAATTGA
- the nth gene encoding endonuclease III, protein MKTHAEIKKICRILRTSYPDVKTQLIHKTPFELLTATILSAQCTDKQVNSVTPELFKEFPCPKALADADLKKIENIIRSTGFFHNKAKHIKNCARVLVENFNSIVPDNLEELITLPGVGRKTANVVLSAAFGVPAIVVDTHVKRISKRIGLTKHTDPVKIEFDLMRLIPENNWKDFSLHLIYFGREICMARKPGCFCCPVYDLCDYPEKFKKKAEF, encoded by the coding sequence ATGAAAACACATGCAGAAATAAAAAAAATATGCAGAATTTTAAGAACATCATATCCTGATGTCAAGACTCAGCTCATTCATAAAACACCTTTTGAGCTTCTTACGGCAACTATTTTGTCAGCTCAATGCACAGATAAACAGGTGAATTCTGTAACTCCAGAACTTTTTAAAGAATTTCCATGTCCTAAAGCTCTTGCTGATGCAGATTTAAAAAAAATTGAAAATATCATCCGGTCAACTGGTTTTTTCCATAACAAGGCAAAACACATAAAAAATTGTGCCCGGGTTCTGGTTGAAAATTTTAACAGTATTGTTCCTGATAATTTAGAGGAACTTATAACACTTCCTGGTGTGGGAAGAAAAACTGCTAACGTTGTTCTCAGTGCTGCTTTTGGAGTTCCTGCTATTGTTGTTGACACCCATGTAAAAAGAATTTCAAAACGTATTGGATTAACAAAACATACTGATCCTGTTAAGATTGAATTTGATTTAATGCGCCTTATCCCTGAAAATAACTGGAAAGATTTCAGCCTGCATTTGATATATTTTGGACGTGAAATCTGTATGGCAAGAAAACCTGGATGCTTTTGCTGTCCTGTTTATGATCTTTGTGATTATCCTGAAAAATTTAAAAAAAAGGCAGAATTTTAA
- a CDS encoding class I adenylate-forming enzyme family protein, protein MLITEILSRNARIYGQKTALIEREPAKNIRREITWEDFDHQANAVANALMERGIQKGDRVVQLMTNCLEWLPVYFGILRTGAMAVPLNFRFLSIAISRCTRISEAKVMIFGPEFIERLEPVKKELDTSVSSYIFAGPEDKLPDYAELLSDVLNKSSARHPEVEVNLYDSAALYFTSGTTGKPKAVHITHRNLEFSCYVENRHHNQTHNDNFLCIPPLYHAGAKMHWFGNFIVGAKSVILKGVKPDWILEAVSEEKITVVWLLVPWAHDILIAIENGELKLEDYNLDQWRFMHIGAQPVPPSLIKKWKQVFPHHDYDTNYGLTEATGPGCVHLGLENIHKVGAIGIPGFDWECRIVNNELKPVVQGEKGELLVKGPGVMKEYYKNPDATADTIVDGWLLTGDIARMDEDGFIWLVDRKKDVIIMGGENIFPVEVEDFLMNNEKIHDVGVFGIPDERLGEIVAAVIKPKQGCGLTHEEVLEFCQGIARFKRPRKIFFDDVPRNPTGKIEKPKLREKYRNAG, encoded by the coding sequence ATGCTGATTACTGAAATTTTAAGTCGAAATGCAAGAATTTATGGTCAAAAGACCGCTTTAATTGAAAGAGAGCCTGCTAAAAATATCCGAAGGGAAATCACCTGGGAAGATTTTGACCATCAGGCTAATGCTGTTGCTAACGCTCTTATGGAAAGAGGTATTCAAAAAGGAGACAGGGTTGTCCAGTTAATGACCAACTGCCTTGAGTGGCTGCCAGTTTATTTTGGAATTTTGAGGACAGGTGCAATGGCTGTGCCTCTTAATTTTAGATTTTTATCCATTGCCATATCACGCTGTACCCGTATCTCAGAGGCAAAAGTCATGATATTCGGGCCTGAGTTTATTGAACGTCTTGAGCCTGTTAAAAAAGAACTTGATACCAGTGTATCTTCATATATATTTGCAGGGCCTGAAGATAAACTTCCTGATTATGCTGAATTGTTGTCAGATGTTTTAAATAAAAGTTCTGCCAGACATCCCGAGGTTGAAGTAAATTTGTATGACAGTGCCGCCCTTTATTTTACATCAGGAACAACCGGCAAGCCCAAAGCTGTTCACATTACCCACAGAAATCTTGAATTTTCCTGTTATGTTGAAAACCGGCATCATAACCAGACCCATAATGACAATTTTTTATGTATTCCTCCGCTGTATCATGCAGGGGCTAAGATGCACTGGTTTGGAAATTTTATTGTAGGAGCAAAATCAGTTATCTTAAAAGGGGTTAAACCTGACTGGATACTGGAAGCAGTTTCTGAAGAAAAGATAACAGTTGTCTGGCTTTTGGTGCCCTGGGCACATGATATTCTTATTGCTATTGAAAATGGAGAACTCAAGCTGGAGGATTATAACCTGGATCAATGGAGATTTATGCACATAGGTGCCCAGCCTGTTCCCCCAAGCCTGATAAAAAAATGGAAACAGGTATTTCCCCATCATGATTATGATACCAATTACGGACTTACCGAAGCTACAGGACCTGGATGCGTGCATCTTGGCCTGGAAAATATTCACAAGGTAGGAGCCATTGGCATACCTGGTTTTGACTGGGAATGCAGGATTGTAAATAATGAATTAAAACCTGTTGTTCAGGGTGAAAAAGGGGAACTCCTGGTAAAAGGGCCCGGAGTTATGAAAGAATATTATAAAAACCCGGATGCAACTGCTGACACCATTGTTGATGGCTGGCTTTTAACCGGTGATATTGCCAGAATGGATGAAGATGGTTTTATCTGGCTGGTTGACCGTAAAAAAGATGTTATCATCATGGGAGGTGAAAATATATTTCCGGTAGAGGTTGAAGATTTTCTTATGAATAATGAAAAGATTCACGATGTTGGTGTTTTCGGCATTCCTGATGAACGTCTTGGGGAGATTGTGGCAGCAGTTATAAAACCAAAACAAGGCTGCGGCTTGACACATGAGGAAGTCCTGGAATTCTGCCAGGGTATTGCCAGGTTTAAACGTCCCAGAAAAATCTTTTTTGATGATGTGCCCAGAAATCCCACAGGTAAGATAGAAAAACCAAAATTAAGAGAAAAATACAGGAATGCAGGATAA
- a CDS encoding substrate-binding periplasmic protein, producing the protein MKTRLIVILFLFAQLFIGTNLFAETVDVYGLEAMPFCGVIDGNPVGIAVDVLNEATKHGAPDFKFTFDVPWPRATKIVQESKNELAAIIPFTRSSEREDKFKWVAEIMATEWRFFTYGRISPINSIDEIKDETIGVVHGHAIIPMLDKMGLKIDSGAKTARINALKMIKNRVKIIADSDVITLYSWKEIGQNTKDLQKGPVLGEIKHVFIAAGLNFPDDVAAGIFNAIEKMRNNGELQKIYDKWL; encoded by the coding sequence ATGAAAACAAGGTTAATAGTTATTTTGTTTCTTTTCGCTCAATTGTTCATTGGTACAAATCTTTTTGCTGAAACAGTTGATGTCTATGGTTTGGAAGCCATGCCTTTTTGCGGTGTTATTGATGGCAATCCAGTTGGAATTGCTGTTGATGTTCTTAATGAAGCCACTAAGCATGGAGCGCCGGATTTTAAATTCACCTTTGATGTTCCTTGGCCCAGGGCAACGAAAATTGTTCAAGAATCTAAAAATGAATTAGCTGCTATAATACCTTTTACACGTTCAAGTGAAAGAGAAGATAAATTTAAATGGGTTGCGGAAATTATGGCAACAGAATGGCGGTTTTTTACGTATGGCAGAATTTCACCAATAAATTCAATTGATGAAATTAAGGATGAAACAATTGGAGTAGTACATGGTCATGCAATAATTCCGATGCTTGATAAAATGGGATTAAAAATTGACAGCGGTGCAAAAACAGCCAGAATTAATGCTCTTAAAATGATAAAAAACAGAGTCAAGATAATTGCTGATTCGGATGTAATTACCCTGTATTCCTGGAAAGAAATTGGACAGAACACAAAAGACCTGCAGAAGGGTCCAGTTCTTGGAGAAATAAAACATGTATTCATTGCTGCCGGATTAAATTTTCCTGATGATGTGGCTGCTGGTATTTTCAATGCTATTGAGAAAATGAGAAATAATGGCGAATTGCAAAAAATATATGATAAATGGCTGTAA